The proteins below come from a single Phycisphaerae bacterium genomic window:
- a CDS encoding 6-bladed beta-propeller, which yields MNRGLYLAAVALVGAVWCIGGCENPYLYTGIQKEQVAALTVSPAGGTVFTDQVEVVLATQTEGARIRYTTDGVTMPGPDSAVYDEPIVLTETTTIIARGYKDELMPTPAVTLKYIREAVGQAAAPTFSPEARGFGDTLEVTLSTATAGATIYYTTDGSTPDADSEEYDSAILLNATTTISAIAMLDGMSDSEVATATYTLNELDDVADPTFDPAGGPFRESVSVALGCATDGAAIRYTLDGSDPNASSAEYAEAIELTATTTIKAAAFKDGMNPSDIVSQTYTRNDIEQAETPEITPVLTDFTDTVEVTMSVETLDTVIRYTLDGSDPGEASTEYTAPITLSATTTIKARAFLEGADPSEVASRTYTKLAIPEYEFVLTWGSRGEGLEPADGEFGIIEDVTLGPDEDEIYVTDALTSRIQVFDPQGTFLRKWGAVGEGPGQFVTAWGIAVDSTSQVYVADGGNKRVQKFSSTGSFLDQWREFGGDPGVFATPTGVDIDSEGNIYVADQGGMIHKFDSQMQFVTQWGGKGAAEGEFDMPGNMAFDSAGNVYVPDRNNHRVQKFSSDGEFLAAWGTEGSAAEQFNEPSAAAVDSEGRVYVVDSKNHRVQVFAASGVYLTSFGTEGDGDGEFDDPESIAIDSDDILYITDSGNARVQKFRVAR from the coding sequence ATGAATCGCGGTTTGTATCTCGCAGCGGTCGCGTTGGTTGGTGCGGTCTGGTGTATCGGCGGCTGCGAGAATCCGTATCTGTACACGGGCATTCAGAAGGAGCAGGTGGCGGCGCTGACGGTGAGTCCGGCGGGCGGGACGGTATTTACGGATCAGGTTGAGGTGGTGCTGGCGACGCAGACGGAAGGTGCGAGGATCCGGTACACGACGGACGGGGTGACGATGCCGGGTCCGGACAGCGCCGTGTACGACGAGCCGATCGTTTTGACGGAGACGACGACGATCATCGCCCGCGGGTACAAGGACGAGTTGATGCCGACGCCGGCGGTGACGCTCAAGTACATCCGCGAGGCGGTCGGCCAGGCGGCGGCGCCGACGTTCAGTCCGGAAGCGAGGGGATTCGGCGACACGCTTGAGGTGACGCTATCGACGGCGACGGCAGGGGCGACGATTTACTACACGACGGACGGGAGCACGCCGGACGCCGATTCCGAGGAGTACGATTCGGCGATCCTGCTGAACGCGACGACGACGATCTCGGCGATCGCGATGTTGGACGGGATGAGCGACAGCGAGGTGGCGACGGCGACGTACACGCTGAACGAACTGGACGACGTGGCGGATCCGACGTTCGATCCGGCGGGCGGGCCGTTCCGCGAGTCCGTGTCGGTGGCGCTTGGGTGCGCGACCGACGGCGCGGCGATCCGCTACACGCTTGACGGGAGCGATCCGAACGCGAGCAGCGCGGAGTACGCGGAGGCGATCGAGCTGACGGCGACGACGACGATCAAGGCGGCGGCGTTCAAGGACGGGATGAACCCCAGCGATATTGTTTCGCAGACGTATACGCGCAACGACATCGAGCAGGCAGAGACGCCGGAGATCACGCCGGTCTTGACGGATTTCACCGACACGGTGGAGGTGACGATGTCGGTGGAGACGCTGGATACGGTGATCCGGTACACGCTGGACGGGTCGGATCCGGGCGAGGCGAGCACGGAGTACACGGCGCCGATCACGCTGAGCGCCACGACGACGATCAAGGCGCGGGCGTTTTTGGAGGGGGCGGATCCGAGCGAGGTGGCGAGCCGGACGTATACGAAGCTGGCGATACCGGAGTACGAGTTCGTGCTGACGTGGGGCAGCCGCGGAGAGGGGCTTGAGCCGGCGGACGGGGAGTTCGGGATTATCGAGGACGTGACGCTGGGCCCGGACGAGGACGAGATCTACGTAACCGACGCGCTGACCAGCCGCATCCAGGTTTTCGACCCGCAAGGGACGTTCCTGCGGAAGTGGGGGGCGGTTGGCGAGGGACCTGGGCAGTTCGTAACCGCGTGGGGCATTGCGGTGGATTCGACCAGCCAGGTTTACGTGGCGGACGGCGGCAACAAGCGTGTTCAGAAGTTCAGTTCGACCGGGTCGTTTCTGGACCAGTGGCGCGAGTTTGGCGGCGATCCGGGGGTGTTCGCCACGCCGACGGGGGTGGACATCGATTCGGAAGGGAACATTTACGTCGCCGACCAGGGCGGCATGATTCACAAGTTTGACAGCCAGATGCAGTTTGTGACGCAATGGGGCGGCAAGGGGGCGGCTGAGGGCGAGTTCGATATGCCGGGCAACATGGCGTTCGATTCGGCGGGCAACGTGTACGTTCCGGACCGGAATAACCACCGCGTTCAGAAGTTCAGCAGCGACGGGGAGTTTCTGGCGGCGTGGGGTACGGAGGGTTCGGCGGCGGAGCAGTTCAATGAGCCATCGGCGGCGGCTGTCGACTCGGAGGGGCGGGTCTACGTGGTGGACTCGAAGAACCACCGGGTTCAGGTTTTCGCGGCGAGCGGCGTTTACCTGACGTCATTTGGGACCGAAGGGGATGGCGACGGTGAATTCGACGATCCTGAGAGCATCGCGATCGACTCGGACGACATCCTCTACATCACCGACAGCGGGAATGCGCGGGTGCAGAAGTTCCGCGTGGCGCGTTAG
- the dnaB gene encoding replicative DNA helicase has translation MPKNPTNSDQIGPLADRQVPHSLSAEMSVLGAMMLAKEAVGLVIPILKEDCFFRPEHRIIFRALVSLYQEGQPSDPVVLRRELKRMGALDQVGGPQFIAQLLSSVPSAANVEYYGKIVRDTFMLRRLIQACNDTLQETYTDALATQELLDNAEKRIFDITQDRISSGPEHLQQFLDETFKQLEERDGGLTGLATGFTELDDLTSGFQKGELIIIAARPSMGKTAFGLNVAEHVAAVEGKPSVFFSLEMSKQQVVQRMLCARAQVDSHRMRRGMLNDQEIAKLHTACDVLRDSPLFIDDTPGMSVLEMRAKSRLLKLREDVEIVFVDYLQLMSSPGAESRQQEIGMVSRGLKALARELNVPVVALAQLNRGVEGRESHRPRMSDLRESGSIEQEADLIVLLHREDYYRDTGSEVTDDSMGIAEIIIAKQRNGPVGSVQLQFAKKFTRFNNLAHIAISEAEGYVPPGAGDAPF, from the coding sequence ATGCCGAAGAATCCGACCAATAGCGACCAGATCGGACCCCTGGCCGACCGTCAGGTCCCCCATTCGCTCAGCGCTGAAATGAGCGTCCTCGGGGCCATGATGCTGGCCAAGGAAGCGGTCGGTCTGGTCATCCCCATCCTCAAGGAAGACTGCTTTTTCAGACCAGAGCACCGGATCATCTTCCGGGCTCTGGTCAGTCTCTATCAGGAGGGCCAGCCGTCCGACCCCGTCGTCCTACGACGCGAACTCAAACGCATGGGCGCCCTCGACCAGGTCGGAGGACCACAGTTCATCGCCCAGCTCCTCTCCTCCGTCCCCTCCGCCGCCAACGTCGAATACTACGGCAAAATCGTCCGCGACACCTTCATGCTCCGCCGCCTCATCCAGGCCTGCAACGACACCCTCCAGGAAACCTACACCGACGCCCTCGCCACTCAGGAACTCCTCGACAACGCCGAAAAACGAATCTTCGACATCACCCAGGACCGGATCAGTTCCGGTCCCGAACACCTCCAGCAGTTCCTCGACGAAACCTTCAAACAGCTCGAGGAACGCGACGGTGGACTCACCGGTCTGGCCACCGGCTTCACCGAACTCGACGACCTGACCAGCGGCTTCCAGAAGGGCGAGCTGATCATCATCGCCGCACGCCCCTCCATGGGCAAGACCGCCTTCGGACTCAACGTCGCCGAGCACGTCGCCGCCGTCGAAGGAAAACCCTCCGTCTTCTTCTCCCTCGAAATGTCCAAGCAGCAGGTCGTCCAGCGTATGCTCTGCGCGCGCGCTCAGGTCGACTCCCACCGCATGCGACGCGGCATGCTCAACGACCAGGAAATCGCCAAACTCCACACCGCCTGCGACGTCCTCCGCGACTCCCCACTCTTCATCGACGACACGCCCGGGATGAGCGTCCTCGAAATGCGGGCCAAGTCGCGACTCCTCAAGCTGCGCGAGGACGTCGAGATCGTCTTCGTCGACTACCTCCAGCTCATGAGCTCGCCCGGAGCCGAATCCCGACAGCAGGAAATCGGCATGGTCTCACGCGGCCTCAAGGCCCTCGCCCGCGAACTCAACGTCCCCGTCGTCGCTCTCGCCCAGCTCAACCGCGGCGTCGAGGGCCGCGAAAGCCACCGGCCCCGAATGAGCGACCTCCGCGAAAGCGGCAGCATCGAACAGGAAGCCGACCTCATCGTCCTCCTCCACCGCGAAGACTACTACCGCGACACCGGCAGCGAGGTTACCGACGACTCCATGGGAATCGCCGAAATCATCATCGCCAAACAGCGTAACGGCCCCGTCGGCTCCGTCCAGCTACAGTTCGCCAAAAAATTCACCCGATTCAACAACCTCGCCCACATCGCCATCTCCGAAGCCGAAGGCTACGTCCCGCCCGGCGCCGGAGACGCCCCCTTCTAA
- a CDS encoding 50S ribosomal protein L9: MRKLLLRTDVPSLGYVGDVVEVKEGYARNYLIPQGLAMEPTPANLRSIEQAKKEAEARRAKELAEKKALAEKLEGLEVTIVSRANEQGHLFGSVGPKEIADAIASEGYTIDERSIRLDEHLKVVDKYTVLVRLAENVEANVVVWVAPEKTEEEGEQTGESAESSPESHAEESDQ, from the coding sequence ATGCGTAAGCTGTTGCTTCGTACGGACGTTCCCTCCCTCGGTTACGTCGGCGACGTGGTCGAGGTCAAGGAAGGATACGCCCGCAACTACCTCATCCCGCAGGGCCTGGCCATGGAGCCCACCCCCGCCAATCTCAGGAGCATCGAACAGGCCAAGAAGGAAGCCGAGGCCCGACGCGCTAAGGAACTGGCCGAAAAGAAGGCCCTCGCCGAGAAACTCGAAGGCCTCGAAGTCACCATCGTCTCCCGCGCCAACGAGCAGGGCCACCTCTTCGGCTCCGTCGGACCCAAAGAAATTGCTGACGCCATCGCCTCCGAAGGGTATACTATCGACGAACGGAGCATCCGGCTCGACGAGCACCTCAAGGTCGTCGATAAGTACACCGTTCTCGTGCGGCTGGCCGAAAACGTCGAAGCCAACGTCGTCGTCTGGGTGGCTCCGGAAAAGACCGAGGAAGAAGGCGAGCAGACCGGCGAATCAGCCGAATCGTCTCCGGAGAGCCATGCCGAAGAATCCGACCAATAG
- a CDS encoding 30S ribosomal protein S18, with protein MARDRKSKFREIVKCRFCRDKTAQIDYKDVHILQKLVTNQGKLYSRKRSGNCAKHQRQVAQAVKRARFLALMGYVGS; from the coding sequence ATGGCAAGAGATAGGAAAAGCAAGTTCAGAGAGATCGTCAAGTGCCGCTTCTGCCGCGACAAGACCGCGCAGATCGACTACAAGGATGTCCACATCCTACAGAAGCTCGTCACCAACCAGGGCAAACTTTACAGCCGCAAACGCTCCGGCAACTGCGCCAAGCACCAGCGGCAGGTCGCCCAGGCGGTCAAGCGGGCGCGGTTCCTCGCCCTTATGGGCTACGTCGGAAGCTGA
- the ssb gene encoding single-stranded DNA-binding protein: protein MANFNKVILMGNLTRDPQLSYLPSQTPVVDFGLAVNRNWTGQDGQRREDTCFVDCRAFGKQAEVINHYMNKGKPILVEGRLQFQQWQAQDGSKRSKHIVVVENFQFVGAPGAAQGDSPAYGEESQAPPRQSRRPAPSQPARPPKDEPQAPYGDQDDANRPPSEDDIPF from the coding sequence ATGGCAAATTTCAATAAAGTGATCCTGATGGGCAACCTGACCCGCGATCCGCAACTGAGCTATCTGCCCTCGCAGACGCCCGTCGTGGATTTCGGCCTCGCCGTCAACCGAAACTGGACCGGACAGGACGGACAACGCCGCGAAGACACCTGCTTCGTCGACTGCCGCGCCTTCGGCAAACAGGCCGAGGTCATCAACCACTACATGAACAAGGGCAAGCCCATCCTCGTCGAGGGCCGACTCCAGTTCCAGCAGTGGCAGGCCCAGGACGGCAGCAAACGCAGCAAGCACATCGTGGTCGTCGAGAACTTCCAGTTCGTCGGAGCTCCAGGCGCAGCCCAGGGCGACTCCCCCGCCTACGGCGAGGAGTCCCAGGCCCCGCCGCGACAATCCCGACGTCCCGCGCCGTCCCAGCCGGCACGGCCCCCAAAGGACGAACCACAGGCCCCCTACGGCGACCAGGACGACGCCAATCGTCCACCGTCGGAGGATGACATTCCGTTTTGA
- the rpsF gene encoding 30S ribosomal protein S6 translates to MEVKRLYEGMFLADTKLAAEWEQLEQEIKRIMDRASAEMLYCKKWDDRRLAYEIKGRKRGVYVLAFFKASPTQIEGMERDVRLSEGLVRALITRQEQLTEEQIAELAAGPGLQAIRLPAFGEEDDGDRRRRPYGPRRDDRRDDRRDDRRDERPSFRRSEAQEQAPAETNE, encoded by the coding sequence TTGGAAGTTAAACGGCTTTACGAAGGTATGTTTCTGGCGGACACCAAACTGGCCGCCGAGTGGGAGCAACTCGAACAGGAAATCAAGCGGATCATGGACCGCGCCTCAGCCGAGATGCTCTACTGCAAAAAATGGGACGACCGCCGCCTGGCCTACGAAATCAAGGGCCGAAAACGCGGCGTCTACGTCCTGGCCTTCTTCAAGGCCTCACCAACCCAGATCGAAGGCATGGAACGCGACGTGCGACTCTCCGAAGGCCTCGTCCGCGCCCTGATCACCCGCCAGGAGCAACTCACCGAAGAGCAGATCGCCGAACTGGCCGCCGGCCCGGGCCTCCAGGCCATCCGGCTGCCCGCCTTCGGCGAGGAAGACGATGGCGACCGCCGTCGCCGACCCTACGGCCCGCGACGCGACGATCGCCGTGACGATCGACGCGATGATCGGCGCGACGAAAGACCCTCCTTCCGGAGGTCGGAAGCCCAGGAGCAGGCCCCCGCTGAAACCAACGAGTAG
- a CDS encoding aminoacyl-tRNA hydrolase has protein sequence MTLIVGLGNPGPEYAGTRHNFGFMVVNELARRWAIATDTSKFHGRFGSGAFAGRKVALLKPATFMNRSGQAVIDAVNFYKLEPGQILVVLDDLDLPVGRLRLRVRGSGGGHKGLTDVLSRLGTDQVPRLRCGIGSPPPMIDPAEYVLAKFFAEERDLVEKAIRDAADAIEVAIRDGFPRAMDRFNRTEEDTETKPTS, from the coding sequence ATGACCCTGATCGTGGGCCTCGGAAACCCCGGACCCGAATATGCCGGAACCCGGCACAACTTCGGCTTCATGGTGGTCAACGAGCTCGCCCGCCGCTGGGCCATCGCCACCGACACCAGCAAGTTCCACGGGCGTTTCGGCTCCGGAGCGTTCGCCGGCCGCAAGGTCGCGCTGCTCAAACCAGCCACCTTCATGAACCGCTCGGGCCAGGCCGTCATCGACGCGGTCAACTTCTACAAGCTCGAACCGGGCCAGATCCTCGTCGTCCTCGACGACCTCGACCTGCCCGTCGGACGACTGCGACTCCGGGTCCGCGGCTCCGGGGGCGGACACAAAGGCCTCACCGACGTCCTCAGCCGCCTCGGAACCGACCAGGTCCCGCGACTCCGCTGCGGAATCGGCTCGCCGCCCCCCATGATCGACCCAGCCGAGTATGTCCTCGCCAAATTCTTCGCCGAGGAACGCGACCTGGTCGAAAAGGCGATCCGCGACGCCGCCGACGCCATCGAAGTCGCGATCCGAGACGGCTTCCCGAGGGCGATGGACCGGTTCAACCGTACCGAAGAGGATACCGAAACCAAGCCGACATCATAG
- a CDS encoding 50S ribosomal protein L25, whose translation MAKAVPLQTKIRQEVGTKGSRRCRREGLLPGVIYGHRKDSVPVAVPQHEFLHHIHHGVHLLELQMADAAPETVLIKDVQYDSLGTNPVHVDFTRVDLSERVTVAVPVILRGTPAGVSEGGTLQQPTAELEISCVVTDIPEEIRVRVNDLKVGDTLKAADVKLPEGAALVSEPETVIAAVTVVAEEVTAVEGAAAEAGAEPEVIGRGKEEEEGEAGE comes from the coding sequence ATGGCCAAGGCGGTTCCATTACAAACGAAGATCAGACAGGAAGTCGGCACCAAGGGCAGCCGAAGGTGCCGCCGCGAAGGCCTGCTCCCCGGTGTCATCTACGGACACCGCAAGGACAGTGTCCCCGTCGCGGTCCCGCAGCACGAGTTCCTCCACCACATCCATCACGGCGTCCACCTGCTCGAACTCCAGATGGCCGACGCCGCGCCCGAGACCGTCCTCATCAAGGACGTCCAGTACGATTCGCTCGGCACCAATCCGGTCCACGTCGACTTCACCCGCGTCGACCTCTCCGAACGCGTCACCGTCGCCGTACCCGTCATTCTCCGCGGCACGCCCGCCGGCGTCAGCGAAGGCGGCACCCTCCAGCAGCCGACCGCTGAACTGGAAATCAGTTGCGTCGTCACCGACATTCCCGAAGAAATCCGCGTCCGCGTCAACGACCTGAAGGTCGGCGATACCCTCAAGGCCGCCGACGTCAAGCTGCCCGAAGGCGCCGCCCTGGTCTCCGAACCGGAAACCGTCATCGCCGCCGTCACCGTCGTCGCCGAGGAAGTGACCGCTGTCGAAGGGGCCGCCGCCGAGGCCGGCGCCGAACCCGAAGTCATCGGACGCGGCAAGGAAGAGGAAGAAGGCGAAGCGGGCGAATAG
- a CDS encoding ribose-phosphate pyrophosphokinase: MDTMKVFAGTSNPSLAEKIVDYLGVQLGACKIISFPDGELMVKIDEDVRGCDVFVIQSTCDPVNHNLTELLIFIDCVRRASANRITAVLPYFGYARQDRKDEGRVPITAKLVANLITTAGADRVLAMDLHAAQVQGFFDLPVDHLAAEPVISYYLKKLNLEDPVLVSPDVGNVKRARAYAQRFETDLAIIDKRRVSGSDIVTENIIGNVKGRSVLMVDDLIATAGTVCNAAKLCKDQGAKYVCVAVTHPVLCGPAVERLKNAPIDRLVATDTIPLKPDAARELQNLTILTVSELLGEAMRRIHRDESVSSLFLT; the protein is encoded by the coding sequence ATGGACACGATGAAGGTATTTGCCGGAACCTCCAACCCCAGCCTCGCCGAGAAAATCGTCGATTACCTCGGCGTCCAGCTCGGCGCCTGCAAGATCATCTCGTTTCCCGATGGCGAACTCATGGTCAAAATCGACGAGGACGTCCGCGGCTGCGACGTCTTCGTCATCCAGAGCACCTGTGACCCCGTCAACCACAACCTCACCGAACTCCTCATCTTCATCGACTGCGTCCGTCGCGCCTCAGCCAACCGAATCACCGCCGTCCTCCCCTACTTCGGCTACGCCCGCCAGGACCGCAAGGACGAGGGCCGAGTCCCCATCACCGCCAAGCTCGTCGCCAACCTCATCACCACCGCCGGCGCCGACCGCGTCCTCGCCATGGACCTCCACGCCGCTCAGGTCCAGGGCTTCTTCGACCTGCCCGTCGATCATCTGGCCGCCGAACCGGTTATATCCTACTACCTCAAAAAACTGAACCTCGAAGACCCCGTCCTCGTCTCGCCCGACGTCGGCAACGTCAAACGCGCACGCGCCTACGCCCAGCGATTCGAAACCGATCTGGCCATCATCGACAAACGACGCGTCAGCGGCTCCGACATCGTCACCGAAAACATCATCGGCAACGTCAAGGGCCGCTCCGTCCTCATGGTCGACGACCTGATCGCCACCGCCGGTACCGTCTGCAACGCCGCCAAACTCTGCAAGGACCAGGGCGCCAAGTACGTCTGCGTCGCCGTCACCCACCCGGTCCTCTGCGGCCCAGCCGTCGAACGGCTCAAAAACGCCCCCATCGACCGCCTCGTCGCCACCGACACCATCCCCCTCAAACCCGACGCCGCACGCGAACTCCAAAACCTGACCATCCTGACCGTCTCTGAGCTTCTCGGTGAAGCCATGAGACGAATCCATAGAGACGAATCGGTAAGCAGTCTGTTTTTAACCTGA
- a CDS encoding NTP transferase domain-containing protein yields the protein MAAKAKAKPGKTPRRPAVGIILAAGQSTRMNTDMPKVLHEVCGRPMLEYVIDACRGAGIERLFVVVGYGKDTVIERFNGDKGITWVHQAEQKGTGHAVLCCRKHLEDFDGDCVVVCGDGPLLRPQTLNELLDKHNQEHSVATLATAVLDDPSGYGRIARDSYGNLQGIVEHADCTPEQLRIREINPSYYCFDCRTLLDALDRITPNNVKNEYYLTDALQIVIQSGKRAIAITAVNAEDVLSINSRRQLAVVSKLMQDRIQAELMNRGVTIVDPANTWIDARAEIGKDSVIHPFTYIHGKVRVGRNCHVGPFAFVREGTVLDDDVVFGVFAEIKNSRLGQGTRARHHTYIGDAQIGRQVNVGAGTIFANYDGREVHPTEIGDHTFIGSGAVLVAPVRVKPRSSIQPGTVVRNNATNSLGEQPPEPAKKSKRGISKT from the coding sequence ATGGCAGCGAAAGCGAAGGCCAAACCCGGTAAGACGCCGCGGAGACCAGCCGTCGGAATCATCCTCGCCGCCGGCCAGAGCACCCGTATGAACACGGACATGCCAAAGGTCCTCCACGAGGTCTGCGGCCGGCCCATGCTCGAATACGTCATCGACGCCTGCCGCGGGGCCGGCATCGAACGACTCTTCGTCGTCGTCGGATACGGCAAAGACACCGTCATCGAGCGATTCAACGGTGACAAGGGCATCACCTGGGTCCACCAGGCCGAACAAAAAGGCACCGGCCACGCCGTCCTCTGCTGCCGAAAACACCTCGAAGATTTCGACGGCGACTGCGTCGTCGTCTGCGGCGACGGCCCCCTGCTCCGCCCGCAAACCCTCAACGAACTCCTCGACAAGCACAACCAGGAGCACTCCGTCGCCACCCTCGCCACCGCCGTCCTCGACGACCCCTCCGGCTACGGCCGAATCGCCCGCGACAGCTACGGCAACCTTCAGGGAATCGTCGAACACGCCGACTGCACCCCCGAACAACTCCGGATCCGCGAAATCAACCCAAGCTACTACTGCTTCGACTGCCGAACCCTCCTCGACGCACTCGACCGAATCACCCCCAACAACGTCAAAAACGAATACTACCTCACCGACGCCCTCCAGATCGTCATCCAGAGCGGCAAGCGGGCCATCGCCATCACCGCCGTCAACGCCGAAGACGTCCTCTCCATCAACTCCCGCCGGCAGCTCGCCGTCGTCAGCAAGCTCATGCAGGACCGCATCCAGGCCGAACTGATGAACAGGGGAGTCACCATCGTCGATCCCGCCAACACCTGGATCGACGCCCGCGCCGAAATCGGCAAGGACTCCGTCATCCACCCGTTCACCTACATCCACGGCAAGGTCCGCGTCGGCCGCAATTGCCACGTCGGACCCTTCGCCTTCGTCCGCGAAGGCACCGTCCTCGACGACGACGTCGTCTTCGGCGTCTTCGCCGAGATCAAAAACTCCCGACTTGGACAGGGAACCCGAGCCCGACACCACACCTACATCGGCGACGCCCAGATCGGCCGGCAGGTCAACGTCGGAGCCGGAACCATCTTCGCCAACTACGACGGCCGCGAAGTCCACCCGACCGAAATCGGCGACCACACGTTCATCGGCTCCGGAGCCGTCCTCGTCGCCCCCGTCCGCGTCAAACCGCGATCGAGCATCCAGCCGGGCACCGTCGTCCGCAACAACGCCACCAACTCCCTCGGCGAACAACCGCCCGAACCGGCGAAAAAATCCAAACGCGGAATATCAAAAACCTAA